The Peribacillus sp. FSL P2-0133 genome has a segment encoding these proteins:
- a CDS encoding MFS transporter produces MLQGQKRWLYIAIPIFFFWFFGQIDKVGISVIQTDPGFLSDLGLTGPDKNAKIGLISFIFMISYSCSNIFWGVIIDKLGARKTAVLGLLVWTATMVMGGLSTSYEMFLISRVILGIGEGMMIPISGKFISNWFNKRELGRAQSFWITGNYLGPAVGTVMLILIISTFHWQAAFFALAAFNLFINIPMFLFLTRNTPEEHPRMSNEEVSYIRQKDEADDVQSKQFFAKDYRYWVVWFGNLMSSFLFFGISIWLPTYLVEAKGFEREAMTGITSLSWLFALGFVLAGGFLADKTKRPSLLATILFILTAVFLTIAVITPNPIFAGVSMGLAMGTQGGMFHLTNFFIIKFSTPETAGRAAGLMGFTNIMGGFSSYIMGWSRDLSGGDFGPSIAMLIVAATLGFVAYLFMIKQEVAEYHLSNTTGNKLTL; encoded by the coding sequence ATGTTACAAGGTCAAAAAAGATGGTTGTACATTGCGATTCCTATTTTTTTCTTCTGGTTTTTCGGCCAGATTGATAAAGTAGGTATCTCTGTTATCCAAACCGATCCGGGATTTTTAAGTGATCTTGGTTTAACTGGCCCGGATAAAAATGCAAAAATTGGCTTGATCTCCTTTATATTCATGATTTCATACTCCTGTTCCAACATTTTTTGGGGAGTTATTATCGACAAGTTAGGGGCACGGAAAACAGCAGTTTTAGGTTTACTGGTATGGACAGCGACAATGGTCATGGGAGGGCTGTCCACTTCATACGAAATGTTTTTAATTAGTAGAGTCATCCTCGGAATTGGGGAAGGTATGATGATCCCGATATCGGGTAAATTCATTTCGAATTGGTTTAATAAACGAGAGCTTGGAAGGGCACAGTCATTCTGGATTACTGGAAACTACCTTGGCCCGGCAGTGGGTACCGTTATGCTCATTCTAATTATTTCAACGTTTCATTGGCAGGCCGCGTTCTTTGCTCTCGCCGCCTTTAACTTGTTTATAAATATTCCAATGTTCCTGTTTTTGACTCGTAATACGCCAGAAGAACATCCACGCATGAGTAATGAAGAAGTCTCCTATATTCGCCAAAAAGACGAAGCGGATGATGTTCAGTCGAAGCAATTCTTCGCAAAGGATTATCGTTATTGGGTTGTTTGGTTCGGCAATTTGATGTCGTCCTTTCTTTTCTTTGGAATCAGTATTTGGTTGCCTACATATCTCGTTGAAGCCAAAGGCTTTGAAAGGGAAGCAATGACTGGCATTACTTCATTATCGTGGCTATTCGCGCTTGGATTTGTCCTAGCTGGCGGATTTCTGGCGGACAAAACGAAGCGCCCGAGTTTGCTTGCGACCATTCTGTTCATACTAACAGCTGTATTTTTGACAATCGCTGTCATTACACCGAATCCTATTTTTGCCGGCGTTTCCATGGGGCTTGCAATGGGAACTCAGGGTGGAATGTTCCATCTAACCAATTTCTTCATCATCAAATTTTCAACACCTGAAACAGCGGGCCGCGCAGCCGGTTTAATGGGATTCACAAATATTATGGGTGGATTTTCAAGCTATATTATGGGGTGGAGCCGCGATTTGTCCGGCGGTGATTTTGGTCCCTCGATTGCCATGCTGATCGTAGCAGCCACTCTTGGGTTTGTTGCGTACTTGTTTATGATTAAACAAGAAGTTGCTGAATATCACCTAAGTAATACGACAGGAAACAAACTAACTTTATAG
- a CDS encoding NAD(P)/FAD-dependent oxidoreductase, whose translation MTEDKKVYDITIIGGGPVGLFTAFYGGMRQAKVKILESLPQLGGQLSALYPEKFIYDIAGFPKVRAQELIENLKEQMKVFEPTICLEEAVEQMEKQEDGTFKITTNLDTHFSKSVIITAGNGAFQPRKLELEDSTQFENKNLHYFVNDMNRFKGRKVAILGGGDSAVDWALMLEPIAEKVTLIHRRDKFRAHEHSVEKLVNSSVEVKTPYIPSELVGADQISQIVLEHTKTQQKEVVDVDDLIINYGFVSSLGAIKEWGLNINKNAIIVNSKQETNISGIYAAGDICTYDGKVKLIASGFGEGPTAVNNAKAYIDPMAKVQPLHSTSLFG comes from the coding sequence TTGACAGAAGATAAGAAGGTATATGACATAACAATTATTGGCGGCGGCCCAGTTGGCTTGTTTACGGCGTTCTATGGCGGAATGAGGCAAGCAAAGGTAAAAATCCTTGAAAGTCTTCCTCAATTGGGAGGACAGCTCTCGGCTCTTTATCCCGAAAAATTCATTTATGATATAGCTGGATTTCCAAAAGTAAGGGCACAGGAATTGATAGAGAATTTAAAAGAACAAATGAAAGTATTCGAACCAACAATTTGTCTTGAAGAAGCAGTTGAGCAGATGGAAAAGCAAGAAGACGGAACATTTAAGATCACCACAAACCTTGATACTCATTTTTCTAAATCAGTTATCATTACTGCTGGAAATGGAGCCTTTCAACCCCGTAAACTGGAATTGGAAGATTCAACACAGTTCGAAAATAAGAATTTGCATTATTTCGTGAATGATATGAACCGATTTAAAGGAAGAAAAGTGGCGATTCTAGGCGGTGGGGATTCTGCTGTTGATTGGGCCCTTATGTTAGAGCCGATTGCAGAAAAGGTAACATTGATACACAGAAGAGATAAATTCCGTGCCCATGAACATAGTGTAGAAAAATTAGTGAATTCCTCTGTTGAGGTCAAAACACCTTATATTCCCTCCGAACTGGTTGGAGCAGATCAAATTTCTCAAATTGTTTTAGAACATACTAAGACTCAACAAAAAGAAGTGGTTGACGTAGATGATTTAATTATTAATTACGGCTTTGTCTCTTCTCTTGGAGCGATTAAAGAATGGGGTTTAAACATCAATAAAAATGCAATTATCGTTAATTCCAAACAAGAAACAAACATTTCAGGCATTTACGCGGCCGGGGATATTTGTACGTATGATGGAAAGGTTAAATTAATTGCTTCCGGATTTGGTGAAGGCCCTACGGCAGTTAATAATGCCAAAGCCTATATTGATCCCATGGCGAAAGTTCAGCCGTTGCATAGTACTTCCTTATTCGGTTGA
- a CDS encoding ferredoxin yields the protein MANYTIVDKETCIACGACGASAPDIYDYDEEGIAFVILDNNVGATIIPEELEEDMIDASEGCPTDSIKVAQISFDGNPNKFE from the coding sequence ATGGCTAATTATACAATCGTGGATAAAGAAACTTGTATTGCTTGCGGAGCTTGTGGTGCTTCAGCTCCGGATATTTATGATTACGATGAAGAAGGTATTGCGTTTGTTATATTGGATAATAATGTTGGGGCAACGATTATACCAGAAGAACTCGAGGAAGATATGATAGATGCTTCAGAAGGATGTCCAACCGATTCTATAAAAGTGGCTCAAATATCCTTTGATGGTAACCCTAATAAATTTGAATAA
- a CDS encoding PAS domain-containing protein — protein MDLNKHLEMKKGISPGSSDATILVNESGVISFADQQVYENFGYDHHELNGEKLLNLIPGVNLQSSGEGEIIHHFGIHRDGHAFSLFFRVNSFQLAKELYYLIVVHKVKDQSRINQQQTYPINELVDLIYALDESTIVAFTDEKGKIIYLNKKFCEVSKYSAAELIGKDHRIINSGFHSKGFMQDLWRTISSGSVWRGEIKNKAKDGTYYWVDTTIVPFLNEDGNPYKYLAIRKEITEYKRVLEELGKSVNKMADFQFALDSSSIVAITDQRGTIKYVNDQFCRISKFSKEELIGQDHRIINSGFHSREFFNNLWKTISAGEVWKGEIKNKSKDSTYYWVDTTIVPFLNEFNKPYQYLAIRHEVTQRKLAEEEIQKMTGKIIDVQEEERKRISRELHDDIGQNLYSHLITINRLQTEMDHPLLDQMQDETTEIIEALRHLSWELRPSVLDDLGLFPAIRSLLVQFSEHHHIKVHFDCYLNYRLNTNKEITIYRIIQEALTNIRKYAQTEDATVTIREIEEEVHVEIEDKGKGFNIEKVTRGVGLFSMEERARASGGNLILHSGEGKGTKVILRMPL, from the coding sequence ATGGACTTGAATAAACATTTGGAAATGAAAAAAGGGATTTCTCCTGGATCTAGCGATGCGACAATCCTTGTCAATGAATCAGGAGTCATCTCTTTTGCAGATCAACAAGTATATGAAAACTTTGGTTATGACCATCATGAATTGAATGGGGAAAAGCTCCTGAATCTTATACCAGGGGTAAACCTTCAGTCAAGTGGGGAAGGGGAAATTATCCACCATTTTGGAATTCACCGGGATGGTCATGCTTTTTCGCTTTTTTTCAGGGTGAACTCCTTTCAGCTTGCGAAAGAGCTCTATTATTTAATCGTGGTCCATAAAGTGAAAGACCAATCACGGATTAACCAGCAGCAAACCTATCCGATAAATGAGCTGGTTGATTTAATTTACGCACTTGATGAATCAACGATTGTTGCATTTACCGATGAAAAAGGCAAGATAATATACTTGAATAAGAAATTTTGTGAGGTATCCAAATATTCAGCAGCAGAACTCATTGGGAAGGACCACCGAATTATCAATTCAGGTTTTCATTCAAAGGGATTTATGCAAGATCTTTGGCGAACAATTTCATCAGGAAGTGTATGGCGGGGGGAAATTAAGAACAAAGCGAAGGATGGAACCTATTATTGGGTGGATACCACAATTGTCCCTTTCTTAAATGAAGACGGGAACCCTTATAAATACTTGGCAATCCGGAAGGAAATAACCGAATATAAACGAGTTTTAGAGGAATTAGGAAAATCCGTTAATAAAATGGCCGATTTTCAATTTGCTTTGGATTCTTCCTCAATTGTGGCAATAACCGATCAAAGAGGGACGATCAAATATGTCAATGATCAATTTTGCCGGATCTCAAAGTTTTCAAAAGAAGAGCTGATCGGACAGGATCATCGAATTATTAACTCGGGCTTTCATTCGAGAGAGTTTTTCAACAATCTTTGGAAAACAATATCAGCAGGGGAAGTATGGAAAGGCGAGATTAAAAATAAGTCCAAAGATAGTACTTATTATTGGGTGGATACGACAATCGTTCCATTTCTTAATGAGTTCAATAAACCTTACCAATATTTGGCGATTCGTCATGAAGTGACCCAGCGTAAGCTTGCGGAAGAAGAGATTCAGAAAATGACCGGGAAAATCATTGATGTGCAGGAAGAAGAAAGAAAACGCATTTCCCGAGAGCTTCATGATGATATCGGTCAAAACTTATACAGCCACCTCATAACGATTAACAGACTGCAGACAGAAATGGATCATCCCCTGTTAGATCAGATGCAGGATGAAACGACCGAGATAATCGAAGCACTCCGGCATCTATCCTGGGAATTAAGGCCATCCGTACTTGATGATCTTGGTCTGTTCCCTGCGATTCGCTCTTTATTGGTGCAATTTTCAGAGCATCATCATATCAAGGTCCATTTTGACTGCTATTTGAATTACCGTCTGAATACAAACAAAGAAATTACCATTTACCGTATTATTCAAGAAGCATTAACAAATATTCGGAAATATGCTCAAACCGAAGATGCTACAGTGACGATCCGGGAAATAGAGGAAGAAGTTCATGTGGAAATAGAAGATAAAGGAAAGGGCTTTAATATAGAAAAAGTTACCCGTGGAGTAGGCTTATTCAGTATGGAGGAAAGAGCCAGAGCTTCCGGCGGAAACCTTATCCTTCATTCTGGTGAAGGGAAAGGGACAAAAGTAATATTGAGAATGCCTTTGTAG
- the iadA gene encoding beta-aspartyl-peptidase, giving the protein MLTLIKNGEIYSPNYLGRKDVLITNDKIAFIDDSIEIPDNFAPIHIIDATNLLVVPGFIDSHVHIIGGGGEGGFKTRTPELMLTDITTSGITTLVGLLGTDGTTRRMESLLAKARALEEEGISCFIHTGSYQVPVKTLTGKIEDDLILIDKIIGVGEIAISDHRSSEPTFEELTKIAAAARNGGILSGKAGILEVHVGDGDGELSLLHAIADKTNIPIRQLHPTHINRNEELFKAGIDYAKRGGYVDFTTSTIPQFLDDGEVKCSIALRMMLEEGVPVGHITFSSDGQASLPFFNTHGEYAGLQVGKVSSLYQEVRDSVLEEGIPLETALKVITTNPAQVLKLSNKGNIQTGKDADIVLLQKETLAISTVMARGQVMVEKGIPLIKGTFE; this is encoded by the coding sequence TTGCTTACTTTAATCAAAAATGGCGAGATATACTCACCCAATTACTTAGGACGGAAAGACGTTTTGATCACAAATGATAAAATCGCATTCATCGATGACAGTATCGAGATTCCTGACAACTTTGCTCCTATTCATATCATTGATGCGACCAATCTTTTAGTTGTTCCAGGTTTCATAGATTCACATGTTCATATTATTGGCGGAGGCGGTGAGGGCGGATTCAAAACCCGCACCCCTGAGCTGATGCTTACGGATATTACGACTTCCGGTATTACAACGCTGGTCGGCTTGCTCGGTACGGACGGAACTACGCGTAGAATGGAAAGCCTGCTTGCCAAGGCCCGGGCGCTTGAAGAAGAGGGTATTTCCTGTTTCATTCATACAGGTTCCTACCAGGTGCCAGTAAAAACATTGACAGGAAAAATCGAAGATGACCTTATACTCATCGACAAAATCATCGGTGTCGGGGAGATTGCCATCTCCGACCATAGATCATCAGAACCCACTTTTGAAGAATTGACCAAGATCGCCGCAGCGGCACGCAACGGTGGTATTCTGTCAGGAAAAGCTGGTATATTAGAAGTTCATGTAGGAGACGGAGATGGCGAGCTCTCGTTGTTACATGCAATTGCTGATAAAACCAACATTCCGATTCGGCAGCTCCATCCGACACATATCAACCGAAATGAAGAATTATTCAAGGCGGGAATTGATTACGCTAAGCGCGGCGGGTACGTAGACTTTACAACAAGCACCATTCCTCAGTTTCTGGATGATGGCGAAGTGAAGTGCAGCATTGCCTTGCGGATGATGCTTGAAGAAGGGGTACCAGTCGGACACATAACCTTCTCTTCAGACGGACAGGCCAGCCTTCCGTTTTTCAACACCCATGGAGAGTATGCAGGCCTTCAAGTGGGAAAAGTATCTTCGCTATATCAGGAAGTGCGTGATTCTGTTTTAGAAGAAGGAATCCCCCTTGAAACGGCACTGAAGGTCATCACCACGAATCCCGCACAAGTGCTGAAACTATCGAACAAGGGCAATATCCAAACCGGGAAGGATGCAGATATCGTACTATTGCAAAAGGAAACTTTGGCAATTAGCACTGTAATGGCAAGAGGACAAGTTATGGTAGAAAAGGGTATTCCGTTGATAAAAGGAACATTTGAATGA
- a CDS encoding alpha/beta hydrolase, with amino-acid sequence MPYVKVEDLSIHYELEGNGEPLVLLHGMSNNSQSWKEQIQELKEHYTVIAWDAPGYGKSSDPAEEFRNFKEFARILNGMMDQLKLEKIHLLGHSMGAAIAIEYCCLYPDKINKLILADSTRGAAALTPEENETKLKNRLFSIENLSTEEIAEKRIQALLSPHASEKVHTRVKEIMTQIRPAGYRSVAYSLYHLNQMKSLSHIDVPVLVICGELDTVTPIKESEAIHEELINSRLVIIPEGGHLCYQENPEKFNSSILEFLNNIE; translated from the coding sequence ATGCCATACGTAAAAGTAGAAGATTTAAGTATACATTATGAATTAGAAGGTAATGGAGAACCTTTAGTATTATTACATGGTATGAGCAATAATTCACAGTCATGGAAGGAACAGATCCAGGAATTAAAGGAGCATTATACAGTAATTGCATGGGATGCCCCGGGTTATGGGAAAAGTTCAGATCCAGCTGAAGAATTTAGAAATTTTAAAGAGTTTGCGCGTATTCTGAACGGCATGATGGATCAGCTAAAGTTGGAAAAAATCCACCTGCTCGGCCATTCAATGGGAGCAGCAATTGCGATAGAGTACTGTTGCCTGTACCCTGATAAGATTAATAAACTAATATTAGCCGATTCGACAAGAGGGGCTGCTGCTCTAACCCCAGAAGAGAACGAGACGAAATTGAAAAATCGATTATTTTCAATTGAAAACCTTTCTACAGAGGAGATAGCGGAAAAGAGGATACAAGCACTGCTATCCCCCCATGCTTCAGAAAAAGTCCATACACGAGTAAAAGAGATTATGACACAGATAAGACCAGCAGGGTATCGTTCGGTAGCATATTCACTTTATCATCTAAATCAAATGAAATCGTTATCTCATATAGATGTTCCTGTTCTTGTAATTTGTGGTGAGTTGGATACTGTAACTCCTATAAAGGAGTCGGAAGCAATTCATGAAGAGTTAATAAACTCCCGGCTAGTGATAATTCCAGAAGGCGGTCATTTGTGTTACCAGGAAAATCCTGAAAAGTTTAATTCAAGCATTTTGGAATTTTTGAACAATATTGAGTAG
- a CDS encoding GAF domain-containing protein, whose product MEFSGGSKSKEEQPFKEACEHALEEMNCDFVGLALQNSKGPDISWHYAAGNRNDKYKRITVRYGKGIAGKVISTGRPMKIEGFPNNIHGKALEYPIMLAENLNCAFAVPIHFKGVPKGVLLVGKRTDQPISESDQHTILDAAKKLEKEMNSSV is encoded by the coding sequence ATGGAATTTAGCGGGGGCAGTAAATCGAAAGAGGAACAACCGTTTAAAGAAGCGTGTGAACATGCATTAGAAGAAATGAACTGTGACTTTGTAGGCCTTGCCTTACAAAACAGTAAAGGTCCTGACATAAGCTGGCATTATGCCGCCGGAAACAGAAATGATAAATACAAAAGGATAACTGTTCGATATGGAAAAGGAATAGCAGGTAAGGTCATATCAACGGGGAGGCCGATGAAAATCGAGGGTTTTCCAAATAATATTCACGGCAAAGCCTTAGAGTATCCCATCATGCTTGCGGAAAATCTCAATTGCGCTTTCGCAGTTCCCATTCATTTTAAAGGTGTTCCTAAGGGGGTATTATTAGTAGGTAAACGAACAGATCAGCCTATTTCTGAAAGTGACCAGCATACGATCCTTGATGCAGCGAAAAAATTGGAAAAGGAAATGAACAGCTCGGTTTAA
- a CDS encoding SDR family NAD(P)-dependent oxidoreductase, which translates to MGMALKDKVVLITGGASGIGEAVTRRFIQEGAKVSIIGRSIDTLAKMKEEFGENILTYQGDVSKYEDNEQAVQATVEQFGKLDVFVANAGVFDGFAKFADVTPEALSEAYDFLLNINVKGSFFGAKAALEELKKTNGNIIFTVSGASFYPDGGGVWYTASKHAQIGLMRQLAFELSPSIRVNAVAPGGTLTALTVIPPLRPFVKIVDNDTKASSIKKRNILQLAQMPEDHVAAYVLLASDESRAITGEIISSDGGLSVRGLG; encoded by the coding sequence ATGGGCATGGCCTTAAAAGATAAAGTCGTATTGATTACAGGGGGAGCTTCTGGAATAGGAGAGGCTGTCACACGCCGTTTTATACAAGAAGGAGCAAAAGTGAGTATTATCGGCCGCTCTATAGACACGTTGGCGAAAATGAAAGAAGAATTTGGTGAAAATATCCTTACTTATCAGGGAGATGTAAGCAAATACGAAGACAATGAGCAAGCGGTCCAAGCTACTGTTGAGCAATTCGGAAAGTTAGATGTTTTCGTTGCGAATGCCGGCGTGTTCGATGGATTTGCCAAATTTGCCGATGTGACTCCTGAGGCGCTTTCCGAAGCGTATGATTTCCTTCTCAATATTAACGTAAAAGGCTCTTTTTTCGGGGCTAAAGCCGCTCTTGAAGAACTGAAAAAAACAAATGGCAATATTATTTTTACCGTGTCCGGTGCAAGTTTTTATCCAGATGGCGGCGGTGTATGGTACACAGCGAGCAAACACGCCCAAATTGGATTGATGCGCCAGCTTGCGTTCGAACTATCTCCTTCCATCCGGGTGAATGCGGTAGCCCCAGGTGGGACATTGACAGCACTCACGGTGATTCCACCGCTGCGTCCATTTGTGAAAATCGTCGATAATGATACGAAAGCAAGCAGCATTAAAAAACGGAATATTCTTCAACTTGCCCAGATGCCGGAAGATCACGTTGCGGCGTATGTGCTGTTAGCTTCTGACGAATCACGTGCGATCACCGGTGAAATCATTTCAAGCGACGGCGGATTGTCAGTGCGAGGACTTGGCTAA
- a CDS encoding IclR family transcriptional regulator translates to MQAHNKTVVKSMQILTLFINHPKLTFNEMMELSNLPKTSLHRMAGSLEEMGFLTKDDDGHYSLGLIFLQFGQLVGERLDIRSIAYPIMKDLRDDVEEAVNLIVRDKDEAMYIEKVDTLHPVRLYTSIGRRSPLYAGDSRIILAYLPEEERENYLESVQLKPIAIGTITDKTKLRHALNEARLDGYTITSSELEDYTKAVSAPILNGKGQIVAGISVAGIEARFQEERLPDLIDKVTKAAKAISVKLGSQTH, encoded by the coding sequence ATGCAGGCACATAACAAGACCGTCGTGAAATCCATGCAAATCCTAACCCTTTTCATAAATCATCCGAAACTGACTTTTAATGAAATGATGGAACTTTCCAATTTGCCGAAAACGTCGTTACACCGTATGGCTGGATCATTGGAGGAAATGGGGTTTTTAACAAAGGACGATGATGGCCATTATTCACTTGGACTGATATTCCTGCAGTTTGGCCAACTGGTAGGGGAGCGTTTGGATATCAGGTCAATCGCCTATCCCATCATGAAAGACCTTCGGGATGATGTTGAAGAAGCAGTGAATTTAATTGTGAGGGATAAGGATGAAGCGATGTATATTGAAAAGGTGGACACCCTGCATCCTGTTCGCCTTTATACATCCATTGGTAGACGTTCGCCATTGTACGCTGGCGATTCTCGAATCATCCTAGCGTATTTGCCGGAAGAAGAGCGGGAAAATTATTTGGAAAGCGTTCAATTAAAACCAATCGCCATTGGAACGATAACGGATAAAACTAAACTCCGTCATGCTTTGAATGAAGCGAGATTGGATGGTTACACGATAACTTCATCAGAACTTGAGGATTATACAAAAGCGGTAAGTGCACCGATACTCAATGGTAAAGGTCAAATAGTGGCTGGTATTAGTGTGGCTGGGATTGAAGCAAGATTTCAGGAAGAGCGCTTGCCTGATTTGATTGACAAAGTAACGAAAGCCGCCAAGGCCATTTCCGTGAAACTGGGTTCTCAAACACATTAA
- a CDS encoding YfcC family protein, with translation MSRIEEKAVLLETAGEKERKINVFVLLLCILAIATLFTYILPAGEYTRIEADGRTTVDATSFKWIESAPVEFFDMIKAIHTGMVEAGNIIFFLLIIGGFFGVLRATGTVDVLIATMARKLATREKLLIPVVMLFFAVGGSLMGMAEETLAYLPLIIPLALALGFDTITGTAIVIVGALSGFTTAIMNPFTVGLAQGIAELPMFSGIGLRLILFIIVYLVSVLYIHRYAMKVKKNPSIGIYGKYTKEESKKLLQSSGKLTARHKFILGSFLINYIVLAFGVIKFQWYMTEIAALFIILTIVIGIIGKLSADHIVSSFTNGSAALLGGALIIGVSRAILVVLNEGHIVDPMLHQISETIQHVPAYLSVAGMYSFQTLIHFILASGTGHAMLTMPIMVPLADLLDITRQTAVLSFSFADGIGNMIFPTATTLMAGLAIAGIPWTKWAKWILPLVLIQYLIGLIAVIMAHFIGYGPF, from the coding sequence ATGAGCCGAATAGAAGAGAAAGCTGTTTTGCTGGAAACAGCGGGGGAAAAAGAGAGAAAAATCAATGTTTTTGTATTGCTGCTCTGCATTCTCGCCATAGCAACTCTATTTACTTACATTTTGCCGGCCGGGGAATATACACGAATCGAAGCAGATGGACGGACAACTGTTGACGCCACTTCTTTTAAATGGATAGAATCTGCACCGGTGGAATTTTTCGATATGATAAAAGCTATTCACACAGGAATGGTTGAAGCCGGCAATATCATCTTTTTCTTATTGATTATTGGAGGGTTTTTCGGTGTTTTAAGAGCAACAGGGACGGTTGATGTGCTTATCGCCACAATGGCTCGGAAGTTGGCGACACGTGAAAAGCTATTAATTCCTGTCGTGATGTTGTTTTTTGCTGTAGGCGGCTCCTTAATGGGAATGGCGGAAGAAACACTAGCATATCTTCCTCTTATCATTCCGCTCGCGTTGGCTCTCGGATTCGATACAATTACAGGAACCGCCATCGTCATTGTTGGGGCATTGTCGGGGTTCACGACTGCCATAATGAATCCATTCACAGTAGGACTAGCGCAAGGCATTGCTGAATTGCCGATGTTCTCAGGTATAGGGTTACGCCTTATTTTATTTATTATCGTCTACCTTGTTTCCGTTCTTTATATCCATCGTTACGCAATGAAGGTAAAGAAAAATCCTTCCATCGGTATCTATGGGAAATATACAAAAGAAGAATCGAAAAAACTGCTGCAATCAAGTGGGAAGTTAACAGCGAGACATAAGTTCATCTTAGGCAGTTTCTTAATTAACTATATCGTCTTGGCGTTTGGAGTCATCAAGTTCCAATGGTACATGACAGAAATCGCTGCCTTATTCATTATATTGACAATTGTTATTGGAATCATCGGAAAATTGTCTGCGGATCACATTGTCAGCTCCTTTACCAATGGATCTGCAGCCTTGCTGGGCGGTGCTTTGATTATTGGCGTATCACGCGCCATTCTTGTTGTATTGAATGAGGGACATATCGTCGACCCTATGCTCCATCAAATATCTGAAACTATTCAGCATGTTCCGGCCTATTTAAGCGTTGCCGGCATGTACAGCTTCCAAACTCTCATTCATTTTATTCTAGCTTCCGGCACCGGCCATGCGATGTTGACCATGCCAATTATGGTTCCGCTCGCAGACTTATTGGATATTACACGTCAAACTGCAGTGTTGTCTTTCTCTTTTGCGGACGGAATTGGAAATATGATTTTCCCGACCGCTACCACCTTGATGGCGGGCTTGGCAATTGCAGGCATACCTTGGACAAAATGGGCGAAGTGGATTCTGCCCCTAGTACTCATTCAATATCTCATCGGATTAATAGCCGTCATCATGGCTCACTTCATCGGATATGGTCCATTCTGA